In Cicer arietinum cultivar CDC Frontier isolate Library 1 chromosome 1, Cicar.CDCFrontier_v2.0, whole genome shotgun sequence, one DNA window encodes the following:
- the LOC101506998 gene encoding homeobox-leucine zipper protein HDG11-like — protein MENDEKPSLGDNVRLGVGSSSRVPLVSGRRSEIEKAMMLETGIAAKEELLKLLCPNMPFWVKSQVDQRLVLHQQNYESVFPKVNHFNGAKARVESSKDARIVKIQAMQLVDMFLDSEKWANLFPTIVTKAQTIEVLERGSTESRSGAMLLMYEEMHVLSPLVAFREFRFLRYCVQLDPSTWVIANVSYDFLKENESHSSIWMFPSGCIIHQVSSDSSQVSWVEHVEVVDKIRAHPLYRDLVQSNVAFGAERWVLELQRMCERIFTFETKHLSVYDCGVVTLPEAKRSIMQLSNRMVKDLCGVLSMLTKPEFPENFIDADYNGIRLSVRKNGGLNEPSNVSIVVGASSAPFPLPSKILFDFLKDPSRRFEWDVICHGDPWHKVAHISTGNHFSNYISIIQPMEAPPPEGVVIIQECFINPLGSYVVYSPVNIPELNIAFNGQDSSTVSLLSSGFVITEDSHSLFNARISNRNGGTSAKPRGSLLTVAFQILMSNAEVVNLEHAAAAVNSLINTTVDNIRDALFKI, from the exons ATGGAGAATGATGAAAAACCATCACTTGGAGATAATGTGAGATTAGGGGTTGGTTCAAGTTCAAGAGTTCCTTTAGTTTCAGGCAGAAGATCAGAAATAGAAAAGGCTATGATGTTGGAGACTGGAATTGCTGCTAAGGAAGAGTTGCTTAAGCTTTTGTGCCCCAATATGCCCTTTTGGGTCAAGTCTCAAGTTGATCAAAGACTTGTTCTTCACCAACAAAACTATGAAAGTGTCTTTCCTAAAGTTAATCATTTCAATGGTGCCAAAGCTCGTGTTGAATCATCGAAAGATGCACGAATAGTGAAAATTCAAGCAATGCAATTGGTTGACATGTTTCTGGATTCG GAAAAATGGGCAAATCTTTTCCCAACTATTGTTACAAAAGCGCAAACAATTGAAGTGCTTGAAAGAGGTTCCACAGAAAGTCGAAGTGGAGCTATGCTATTG ATGTATGAAGAGATGCACGTTCTTTCACCTTTGGTGGCATTTCGGGAATTTCGCTTCCTTCGCTATTGTGTACAACTTGATCCTAGTACTTGGGTGATAGCTAATGTATCATATGATTTCTTGAAAGAGAATGAATCTCATTCTTCCATTTGGATGTTTCCTTCTGGATGCATAATTCATCAAGTTTCTAGTGATTCTTCacag GTTTCATGGGTTGAACATGTGGAAGTAGTTGACAAAATTCGAGCACACCCTCTCTATAGAGATCTTGTCCAGAGCAATGTTGCATTTGGAGCAGAAAGATGGGTCTTGGAACTTCAAAGAATGTGTGAAAGAATTTTCACTTTTGAAACTAAACACCTATCTGTTTATGATTGTGGAG TGGTAACATTACCTGAAGCGAAGAGAAGCATTATGCAACTTTCTAATAGAATGGTTAAGGACTTGTGTGGGGTTTTAAGCATGTTAACAAAGCCAGAATTTCCAGAAAACTTCATTGATGCTGATTATAATGGGATTAGACTCTCTGTTAGAAAAAATGGTGGCTTAAACGAACCAAGCAACGTGTCCATCGTTGTTGGTGCTAGCTCTGCGCCATTTCCTCTCCCATCTAAGATTCTttttgatttcttaaaagatcCTTCAAGACGCTTTGAG TGGGATGTTATTTGTCATGGAGATCCATGGCACAAGGTTGCACACATCTCAACTGGGAATCATTTCAGCAACTATATATCAATTATTcag CCAATGGAAGCTCCTCCCCCGGAAGGTGTGGTGATAATTCAAGAATGTTTCATAAATCCATTAGGATCATATGTTGTGTATTCTCCTGTGAACATACCAGAGTTAAACATTGCCTTCAATGGTCAAGATTCATCAACAGTGTCACTTCTTTCATCAGGCTTTGTCATTACTGAAGACAGTCATTCTCTTTTCAATGCTCGAATTAGTAATAGAAATGGTGGAACAAGTGCAAAACCAAGAGGTTCTTTGTTGACAGTGGCTTTTCAAATATTGATGTCTAATGCAGAAGTAGTGAATTTGGAACATGCTGCAGCTGCTGTTAACTCACTCATCAATACAACTGTTGATAACATAAGGGATGCTCTGTTCAAAATCTAG